The Oscillatoria acuminata PCC 6304 genomic interval GCGCGATTTCAAACGGATGGCTGAACGCAGTGGGGTCTCCAAAGACATTGGTGAAGCTCTACTGAAACAGACTAAACGCCTGTTCCACTGGTGGCATCGAGTGCGGGATGGAACTTTATCCACAGAGTTGTTCCAAGCGGCTATGGCACGGCTACGTCAAAGCGTTCATCATCTGTTGAGTGAAGCGGCGAGCCTATGTCATTCCAGCCGAGAGCAAACGCCTTTGGCCAAAACCGCACGCACCTGCGAGCAAATTTTAAAGCTCGAACCGGCCTTGTGGACGTTTGTCGAGGTGAACGCCGTCGAGCCGACGAATAATACAGCCGAGCGCGCTTTCCCCCGGGCAGTCATTTGGCGTGACTTGAGTTATGGCTCCTGGTCTCGCTCGGGTAGCGAGTTTGTGGAACGTTTGCTGACGGTGGTCACATCTTTACGGTTTCAGGAACGCCCGGTGTTGGAGTTCTTGATGCAGGTTTTGCATTCTGAGTCGGTCTCTCTCCTCCCTCTACCCCCTGAATAGTTACCACACAATTTGAGGTCAAGCAATGAAAGCAGTTGAAGTCATGGGCAAAGTCGATGATAAGGGCCAACTTTTGTTAGATGAACCTTTAGACATTAAATCCGAGAGCCGAGTCAAAGTGATTCTCTTGATATCCGATGAAGATGACTTGGATCCGGATGATACTCCCGCCGAGGAAATTAAAGCTAGTTTAATCCGAGCTTTGCAAGAAGTCAAAGCAGGGAAAACCAGACCCATTTCTGAACTCTGGGAGAGAATTGAGCATGAATAATATACCAATTTCGGTGAGATTTGCCGATGAATTTGAAAGAAGATTATATCGGCTCTCCAAAAAATACCGGAGTATTCGACAGGATGTTGAGCCGATTCTTGAACAACTCCAGCAAAAAATACTATTAGGCGATCGGCTTTCTGGTTTTGGCTCTAACCTTTATGTTTACAAGGTTAGAGCCAAAAATAGTAATATCCAGAAAGGAAAAAGTGGCGGCTATCGCATTATTTATTTGCTCGAATCAGAAACCAGTATTTTGTTGTTGACGATTTATAGCAAATCTGAGCAAGAAGATATGACAACGGAGCAAATTCAAACGATTTTAGAGGAGCTGTATGAATCAGAATGAATAGGGAGCATCTCAATCACGAACAGTTCTCCCCCCTCTCCGATGTCTTGGGGAGAGGGCCGGTTACAAGGGCTGGGGGGTTAGGTCTCTTTGCCAAATTGAGATGCTCCCGTTTTGTAGTCCAATTTCAATGGGTAGAAACCGGGTTTCTTAACCAGATGTTGCCAAGTCGCATTAGATGGAGTTAAAAACCTGGTTTTTGATTTACAGGCGATTCGCGAATCGCCGCTACAAAGAGATTATAAATTTAATTTTGGAGGATGTTGGGCATTTTTATGACAATAAGCAGGAGTTTTAGTCTTCACAATTCAGCTTGATTGAAGTGCTTTGTTAGAGGATTTAGATAAAATCCAGGGAGTTGCATAGATTGTTGTCAATTATTGACCTTATTGACAACCCTGGAAAAATTTTGCTGGGATAAACTAGGTAAACTCCTGGCAGTATAACAATTGTAGCCTATGGTGTCACCCCTTTAGTCAGTTCTAGGGAATTATCCCCAGACGCGATCGCCTGGTTAAGTTGCTGCAATCTTAGCAACAGGGCGGATCAGGGGGAGTACAATATTCTTGGGTGTCTATCTTGTCTTAAGGCTTATGGTTTGGCAATCAGGTCAGTCTCTCTATGGCGATCGCTTTACAATCGACAGACAAATCGGCAAGGGTGGACTGGGAATCACCTATTTAGCCCACAATCAGCGGGGTCAGCGTTGGGTCATTAAAACCCTCAAAGATGAGGTGATGACCAATCCTGAATATGCCGAATATCGGGATAAGTATTTACGAGATTTTAAAGATGAAGCCCTGCGCTTGGCAATTTGTCGGCATCCTCATATTGTCCAGATTGAAAATGTCTTTCACCATGAGGGATTGCCCTGTATTGTTATGGAATACATTCAGGGAATGGATTTAGGGAAGCGAGTTAAGCGATACGGACCTCTGAGTGAATCCGAGGCATTGCGTTATATCCGGCAGGTGGGTGAGGCGTTGAGGGTAGTCCATGAAAAAGGGCTATTGCATCGGGATTTGAAGCCTCAGAACATTATGCTGAGGGCGGAACAAGATGAGGCTGTATTAATCGATTTTGGCATTGCCCGGGAGTTTATACCTGGGGTCACTCAAACTCATACTTTTGCCTTGACTCCAGCGTTTGCACCAATTGAACAGTATGATGAACAGGCGCAGCGCGGGGAATATACGGATGTTTATGCCTTAGCCGCCACTTTAGCAACCTTGGTGACGGGTTCAAGTCCACCGCCATCGTATATGCGGGTAGTTAACGATCGCTTTAAGGTTCCCCAATGCGTGAGTCGCCCCGTTCAGGAGGCAATTCAGCAAGGGATGGCTGTACAACCGAAAGATCGCGTGCGATCGGTGTCGGAGTGGTTAAAAATGCTGGAATTGGACCCAGAAATAGCGGCAATTTCGCCTTTTTATCAACCTTTAGCCAAGCTATTAGCGGCGGAAAAATGGCGAGAAGCGGATGAAGAGACGGCGAAAATCATGCTTCAAATAGCCGGAAAAGAAGAGGGGGGATGGTTAGATGATGAAGATATTGAAAATTTCCCCGGCGAGGAGTTGCAAGCGATTGATCGCCTCTGGTTAAAGTATAGCAATGGACGATTTGGGTTTTCCCAGCAAAAGTGTATTTATCAAAGTTTGGGGGGAACCCAAGAGTATGATCAGGAAATTTGGGAAGCATTAGGCGATCGCGTGGGATGGCGCAAAGCCGGGAATTGGTTGGACTTTGATGAACTTACTTTTAATCTCCAAGCCTCAGAAGCACACCTGCCGTTTTTATGGATCTGGTTGGTGTATGTTCGGTTGGATTTGGCCTATCTGCTTACCCATCCCTATTTGTAAGGTTCAATCCCTGAAAAATACCGGATTTTCTTAAAAATTACAACATTTTTCTATCCGGCAAAATCTGGCGAGTTTGACGGGCGGTAAGCTAATTTGAAAACAACCTCCGGACAACAGGCCAAGATATCACTCATCAGGAATGTGGAACACAGAATATTTTTTAAACATCATCCAATTTGCCACAAAAAAGCAGCCTCCGAAAAGGCTGCTTTCTCTCACTTAAAACGGGTTCCTATTTACTCCACCGTCACTGACTTCGCCAAGTTACGGGGTTGATCCACATCTAAACCGCGTCGGGCGGCGATGTGATAGGCGAGTAACTGTAACGGGATGACGGCTAAAATAGGTGAGAGCAACTCGTCTACAACGGGGACTTGTAAGACATCGTTAAAAATCTCTGCTGCGTCAAACCCATTTTGCGGCGTGACCCCAATCAGGCGGGCATCCCGCGCTTTCGCTTCTTGGGCGTTGGAAATCACTTTCTCGTAGACGGTTCCCGGCATGGCGATCGCCACTACAGGGACTTTCGCATCCAACAGGGCGATCGGTCCATGTTTCATCTCCCCTGCCGGATATCCTTCCGCATGGATATAGCTGATTTCCTTGAGTTTTAATGCCCCCTCTAAGGCGATCGGGAAATTAATCCCTCGTCCTAAGAAGATAAAATCCTGCGTCTCGGCAAATTCATGGGCCAACTCCTCAATACTACCCTCTTGAGAACTCAGCACCTGTTCAATTTGGGCGGGAAGTTGGCGCAATCCTTGGATAATTTCCTCGATGCGCGCTTCTGGGAGGGTTTTGCGTTGATAGGCCAAATCTAAGGCTAAACTATAAAATGCCATCAACTGCGCCACAAAGGTCTTCGTTGCCGCCACCCCAATTTCAATTCCGGCATGGGTATTAATAATGTCCGCCACCAGGTTCCCCAAGGAAGACTCGGGACGATTGGTAATCCCCAACAAGCGCGCTTGATAGGCAGCAGAAAGTCCAGTTCGGCGCTGGTTTTCCATTGCTAGGGCCGCCAGAGTATCCGCCGTTTCTCCCGACTGACTGATGCCGACTGCCAGGGTGTAGGGGCGCAAGGGGGCCGGTGCATAGCGATATTCTGAGGCATAGTTGACCGAGGTGGGAATTCCCGCCAACTGTTCTAGCAAGTATTTCCCAACTAACCCAGCGTGCCAACTGGTCCCACAAGCGAGGATTTCAATCTGTTGCAAATCCTTGTACAGTTCCGGA includes:
- a CDS encoding type II toxin-antitoxin system RelN family antitoxin is translated as MKAVEVMGKVDDKGQLLLDEPLDIKSESRVKVILLISDEDDLDPDDTPAEEIKASLIRALQEVKAGKTRPISELWERIEHE
- a CDS encoding type II toxin-antitoxin system RelE/ParE family toxin, whose product is MNNIPISVRFADEFERRLYRLSKKYRSIRQDVEPILEQLQQKILLGDRLSGFGSNLYVYKVRAKNSNIQKGKSGGYRIIYLLESETSILLLTIYSKSEQEDMTTEQIQTILEELYESE
- a CDS encoding serine/threonine-protein kinase — translated: MVWQSGQSLYGDRFTIDRQIGKGGLGITYLAHNQRGQRWVIKTLKDEVMTNPEYAEYRDKYLRDFKDEALRLAICRHPHIVQIENVFHHEGLPCIVMEYIQGMDLGKRVKRYGPLSESEALRYIRQVGEALRVVHEKGLLHRDLKPQNIMLRAEQDEAVLIDFGIAREFIPGVTQTHTFALTPAFAPIEQYDEQAQRGEYTDVYALAATLATLVTGSSPPPSYMRVVNDRFKVPQCVSRPVQEAIQQGMAVQPKDRVRSVSEWLKMLELDPEIAAISPFYQPLAKLLAAEKWREADEETAKIMLQIAGKEEGGWLDDEDIENFPGEELQAIDRLWLKYSNGRFGFSQQKCIYQSLGGTQEYDQEIWEALGDRVGWRKAGNWLDFDELTFNLQASEAHLPFLWIWLVYVRLDLAYLLTHPYL
- the glmS gene encoding glutamine--fructose-6-phosphate transaminase (isomerizing), whose translation is MCGIVGYIGTQAAKDVLLAGLEKLEYRGYDSAGVATIWDGKLNCVRAKGKLHNLREKIQGIDNPAQIGIGHTRWATHGKPEEYNAHPHMDTHEKVAVVQNGIIENYRELREELKGRGHEFRSDTDTEVIPHLIAEFMMEPMVDAPGFMPLISQFFEAVRKAVNKLEGAFAIAVISADYPDELIVARQQAPLVVGFGQGEFFCASDTPAIMPYTRAVLSLENEEMARLTPLGVEVYNFAGDRLKKTPRVLNLNPVLVEKQGFRHFMHKEIYEQPAVVRTCLEAYFNREWQPGDNQVAPINLGINPELYKDLQQIEILACGTSWHAGLVGKYLLEQLAGIPTSVNYASEYRYAPAPLRPYTLAVGISQSGETADTLAALAMENQRRTGLSAAYQARLLGITNRPESSLGNLVADIINTHAGIEIGVAATKTFVAQLMAFYSLALDLAYQRKTLPEARIEEIIQGLRQLPAQIEQVLSSQEGSIEELAHEFAETQDFIFLGRGINFPIALEGALKLKEISYIHAEGYPAGEMKHGPIALLDAKVPVVAIAMPGTVYEKVISNAQEAKARDARLIGVTPQNGFDAAEIFNDVLQVPVVDELLSPILAVIPLQLLAYHIAARRGLDVDQPRNLAKSVTVE